One window of Trifolium pratense cultivar HEN17-A07 linkage group LG5, ARS_RC_1.1, whole genome shotgun sequence genomic DNA carries:
- the LOC123882845 gene encoding 40S ribosomal protein S9-2-like: MVHVSYYRNYGKTFKKPRRPYEKERLDAELKLVGEYGLRCKRELWRVQYALSRIRNNARNLLTLDEKNPRRIFEGEALLRRMFKHGLLDETQNKLDYVLALTVENFLERRLQTLVFKSGMAKSIHHARVLIRQRHIRVGRQVVNIPSFMVRVDSQKHIDFSLTSPFGGGLPGRVKRKNLKAAAKKASGGDGDEEDED, encoded by the exons aTGGTTCACGTTTCATATTATCGAAACT ATGGGAAAACCTTCAAGAAGCCACGTCGTCCATACGAGAAGGAACGTTTGGATGCTGAGTTGAAGCTTGTCGGAGAGTACGGTCTTCGTTGCAAGAGAGAGCTATGGAGAGTTCAATATGCTCTTAGCCGTATCCGTAACAATGCTAGGAATCTATTGACACTGGATGAGAAGAACCCTCGTCGGATCTTTGAGGGTGAAGCACTTCTAAGGAGAATGTTTAAGCATGGTCTTCTTGATGAAACTCAGAATAAGCTCGATTATGTTTTGGCTCTCACTGTTGAGAACTTTCTTGAGCGCCGCCTTCAGACTCTTGTTTTCAAATCTGGCATGGCTAAGTCTATTCATCATGCTAGGGTTCTTATTAGGCAGAGACACATCAG GGTTGGGAGGCAAGTCGTGAACATCCCATCCTTCATGGTGAGGGTTGATTCACAGAAGCACATTGACTTTTCACTCACAAGTCCCTTTGGTGGTGGTCTTCCTGGTCGCGTGAAGCGAAAGAACCTTAAGGCTGCAGCTAAGAAGGCTTCTGGTGGAGATGGAGACGAAGAGGATGAAGattaa